From a region of the Salvelinus fontinalis isolate EN_2023a chromosome 13, ASM2944872v1, whole genome shotgun sequence genome:
- the LOC129868672 gene encoding ADP-ribosylation factor-like protein 3, whose amino-acid sequence MGEVQKGFFSILQKLKGITEQELRIVLLGLDNAGKTTLLKQLSSEDVNTITPTQGFNIKSLTSHGMKLNVWDIGGQRKIRPFWKKYLENTDLLIYVIDSADKKRFEETGLELSELIVDENLKGVPVLIFANKQDLATASPASEIAEGLNLHTYRDRAWQIQACSAFSGEGVQDGMNWISDTIANRKKAD is encoded by the exons ATGGGAGAAGTTCAAAAG GGGTTTTTCTCAATCCTACAGAAATTAAAAGGAATAACAGAGCAGGAACTTCGGATAGTCCTTCTGGGTCTAGACAACGCTGGCAAAACAACGCTGCTTAAACAGCTTTCATCCGAGGATGTCAACACCATTACTCCTACACAG GGCTTCAACATTAAGAGTCTCACGTCTCACGGAATGAAACTGAACGTGTGGGACATtggaggacagaggaagattcGACCCTTCTGGAAGAAATATTTGGAAAACACAGATTTGTTG ATATATGTCATAGATAGTGCAGACAAGAAGCGGTTTGAAGAAACTGGACTG GAGCTGTCAGAACTGATCGTTGACGAGAACCTGAAGGGGGTTCCAGTGCTTATCTTTGCCAACAAGCAGGACCTGGCCACGGCCTCGCCTGCCAGCGAAATTGCAGAGGGCTTGAACCTGCACACGTACCGCGACCGGGCGTGGCAGATCCAGGCCTGCTCCGCTTTCTCTGGAGAGGGAGTACAG GACGGGATGAACTGGATTTCCGACACCATTGCGAATAGGAAGAAAGCTGACTAA